The segment GGGTCTCACCAGGTCGAAAATAACGCGGATCATCAGGCTGCAACTGGGACAAACTGCAATGTCCTGCTCGTCGCGTAGGTCGTCCAGGGCAATCTGGAAGCGGTCGCCGCAGGGGCAAGGGTAGTGGTATAGCTGGAGGGCTTCGTCAAAGGTCATGTCTTCGATTTCGATTTCGTCATAGATGGAGAGGTTTTCGTCGTCGGACATGCTGGGCAGATTTCTTGTGTATAGAGCTGGAAGATATGGGTGTATTCAGGTCAAGGAGTACCGAGAATAGGGGGATTAAACTGGTCGAATGTTTGCCTTCTTTCGGAGGATAAGGCTTGATCAGGAGAACTTGCGAATGAACGGTGTTGGTGGCGGATTTTCAAGATTTGGGGTAGAGGGGCATCAGgcaaagccaaaaaaaaaaaaagcacaaGTGTGGCTGGTGCTGTAGACAG is part of the Metarhizium brunneum chromosome 4, complete sequence genome and harbors:
- the DPH3 gene encoding Diphthamide biosynthesis protein 3 encodes the protein MSDDENLSIYDEIEIEDMTFDEALQLYHYPCPCGDRFQIALDDLRDEQDIAVCPSCSLMIRVIFDLDDLPKPPPSGNGAQVPIAA